Below is a window of Tolypothrix bouteillei VB521301 DNA.
TTTAATGTATTCCCTAACAGGTACTCCATAACGTAAAAGGGTTTCCCAGTCTTACTCACCCCATAATCTGTGACTCTTACGATATTTATGCTTTTCTGACTTAAAGCAGCACAAATACGAGCTTCACGCGCAAAATCCTGTTCCATATTTGGATCTGAAACAGTTTGAGACAAAAACTTAATAGCAACCGGTATCCCTCCTAACAAAACATCATCTGCTAGGAAAACTTCACCCATACCTCCTCTGCCAATAAAATTTTTTAATTTATAACGATTGGCAAGCAACCCTGTATTGGCTGGAGATGCAAATGCGCTCTTACTCACTCTTACAACCTCCGAAACAGACTAAACATAGAACTAGATGATATATTGTATAGTACCCACTTGACGAAAGTGATAGTACTTAACGATATACTAAAAACTGTAAAAATTTCTCAAATAAGTGAAACATCCATTTTTTGACATCTAAGTTTTGTTTTTGTCGATTTATAGCCAATCTTTTCAAGATGTCGGGTTTCATTTTTTCATATTGTAATTTTAATTCATTCTTACTATCATTTCCAAAAGATTCTAAAGTCAATTTTTGAACATTTTCCAACCAATTTATTAACTGTTGACGTTGAGAACTAGAGATTGACAAAGTCATCACATGAGAACAAATAGATGGCTCCTCTAAAGAAAAGAATAGGAGATGATAATAACCACTTTTAGCTAAAATTTCTATTATATTTTGACTTCTATTATCCTTAAAATCTAAACAATAAGATAACCAACGCGTTAACTCAAATTTACCATCGCATAAGACTGTTACCCATAAAAGCATGGGATGTAAATTCTGAGAATAAATAAATTCAGTTCCATTGATTTCATTTAGAAACTTTGTTATCTCTTTCTGAGGTAGCATCGCCCAAAAAGTTGCTACATTGCCTTGCTGAGTTTGGAGAACATGAGGAAAACAAATAGGTGCGATCGGTTTGTTTTTAGGCCAATTTTTCTCCAAACAAATTTTTTCCGACAATGATGTTACGGGTACTAATTGTACTGGAGAAGATTTCTGATTTTTATCTTGTTCGATCTCATCATTTATGTTTCTTTGAATCTTTTCTAAAGTTTCTAAAATTTGATTGATATTTTGAGGACGAGCATTAACATCTTTTGCCAAACAATTCATCACTAGTTTCTTTAATTCAAGTGGTATTTTA
It encodes the following:
- a CDS encoding serine/threonine protein kinase, translating into MTKTDVDGYIGHFLNNRYLIKDAIGRGGMGKVYLAEDAAKGGMPVAVKILSLSLSDPQMSQRFAREIFIGAQLGRKSKHIVRVLSYGIADAQVPFYVMEYLQGKNLKDILKNKKLTISDFLEISYQICLGLQCAHQGVSYKGDIYPVIHRDIKPENIFITEDTKANLIVKILDFGIAKFLTERSGLTLTDSFIGSLPYCSPEHMEGRKLLDVRSDIYSLGVLMYEMLTRKHPFSTTSQSFGNWYQAHRFQAPPAFEEIVPQLKIPLELKKLVMNCLAKDVNARPQNINQILETLEKIQRNINDEIEQDKNQKSSPVQLVPVTSLSEKICLEKNWPKNKPIAPICFPHVLQTQQGNVATFWAMLPQKEITKFLNEINGTEFIYSQNLHPMLLWVTVLCDGKFELTRWLSYCLDFKDNRSQNIIEILAKSGYYHLLFFSLEEPSICSHVMTLSISSSQRQQLINWLENVQKLTLESFGNDSKNELKLQYEKMKPDILKRLAINRQKQNLDVKKWMFHLFEKFLQFLVYR